The DNA region AGACCTTTATTTGATAAACTCACACCAATATTTCCTAATGAAAGAATTAATTTAGAGTTTGCTCCAAATAAAATTTCTACTCGTATTATAAACTTAGTATCTCCTATAGGTAAAGGCCAGAGGGGATTAATAGTAGCACCTCCTAAAGCTGGTAAAACTATGATGCTTCAAGAGATTGCTAATGCTATATGTAAAAACTATCCTGATATTAAACTTTTCATTCTTCTTATAGATGAGCGTCCTGAAGAGGTTACTGACATGAAAAGACAAGTTCCAGAGGCTGAAGTTATAGCTTCTACTTTTGATGAACTTCCAGAGAAGCATTGTCAAGTTTCAGAGATGGTATTAGAGAAGGCTAAGAGATTAGTTGAAAATAAACATGATGTTGTAATTATATTAGATTCTATAACAAGACTTTCAAGGGCTTACAACTTAGTAGTGCCTGCAAGCGGTAAGGTATTAACAGGAGGTGTAGATTCTAATGCACTTCATAAACCTAAAAAATTCTTCGGTGCTGCACGTAATATAGAAGAGGGCGGCTCTCTTACAATAATCGCTTCTGCTTTAGTTGATACTGGAAGTAAGATGGACGATTATATTTACGAAGAGTTTAAGGGTACTGGTAATATGGAGCTTCATTTAGAGAGGAAGTTTGCTAATAGAAGAATATTCCCTGCTATTGATATTGATTCTTCTTCTACTAGAAGAGATGACTTACTTCTTAATGAGGAAGAGCTTGCTAAGATGAATCTTGTTAGAAGCGTTCAGGGTCAGGGTATCAATATTGATGAATATGACTTTATTGAGAAGATGATAGCTAAAATGAAAAATACTAAAGATAATTCTGAGTTTTTAAAGTTATTAAACTCATGAGGTTTTAGTATAAATGTCTGACAAATATGATGATGAGAGGCTATTTAAATTTTTTGTAGAGCATGGATATTTTCCTAGAGATTATGAAGAAAATAAAGTGCTAAAAAAAGATATTGAAACATCAAATAAAAATACTCTTAATCATTCAGCTAAAAACGAAGAACATAAAGAAACCCTTAAAGATAATATAACGAATAATTATACTGTAAGTGAAGAAGAAAGACTTT from Brachyspira pilosicoli P43/6/78 includes:
- the rho gene encoding transcription termination factor Rho — protein: MSEDNNLEFSADENVVPLKKVRKVRKVVRKVVAKVQEEEKEEIPTTNDEDNKEEENSNKIQRPFDVLYISQLSVLTFDELIDFAENYGIKKDTNSNLRRQELMHLIVKSHINLEGKVVAEGTLETLQDGFGFLRSKNTNYLVGSDDIYISPAQIRLFGLRTGDVISGEVRPPKDNAGEKFFALLRIESVNGEKPDNLHRRPLFDKLTPIFPNERINLEFAPNKISTRIINLVSPIGKGQRGLIVAPPKAGKTMMLQEIANAICKNYPDIKLFILLIDERPEEVTDMKRQVPEAEVIASTFDELPEKHCQVSEMVLEKAKRLVENKHDVVIILDSITRLSRAYNLVVPASGKVLTGGVDSNALHKPKKFFGAARNIEEGGSLTIIASALVDTGSKMDDYIYEEFKGTGNMELHLERKFANRRIFPAIDIDSSSTRRDDLLLNEEELAKMNLVRSVQGQGINIDEYDFIEKMIAKMKNTKDNSEFLKLLNS